From a region of the Helianthus annuus cultivar XRQ/B chromosome 5, HanXRQr2.0-SUNRISE, whole genome shotgun sequence genome:
- the LOC110938459 gene encoding heat stress transcription factor A-7a yields the protein MADKEVEEIVLVSDNTEGSSSGDDNCFGGGLLPEPVRGVRNCGRPPNFVTKLYELVSNKDTDSIISWVPNQVPGGATSFAIWNEVDFINNVLPLMSKSNNFDSFITQVHNYGFKKVSWDRREYANEWFQEGKPRLLKHIKRRNKKNSSEKEKLENEIKKLESESKEVDDELHAFKAYVDNTISSQQKILQAIANTMKSIFDHHRSHKEVVSSDNDANGLALVGQQNHETSELGESSFTPSCEILTEEVNTNLQ from the exons ATGGCAGATAAGGAGGTTGAGGAAATTGTGTTGGTAAGTGACAATACTGAGGGTTCTAGTAGCGGCGATGACAACTGTTTTGGTGGAGGATTGTTGCCTGAACCGGTTAGGGGTGTAAGGAACTGCGGTCGGCCTCCTAATTTTGTGACCAAGCTCTACGAGTTGGTTAGTAACAAAGACACCGACTCCATCATCTCATGGGTTCCGAACCAAGTTCCTGGTGGTGCTACAAGTTTTGCTATTTGGAATGAAGTGGACTTCATTAACAATGTCCTCCCTTTGATGTCAAAGAGTAATAATTTTGATAGCTTCATTACCCAAGTACACAATTAT GGATTCAAGAAGGTTTCTTGGGATCGTCGCGAGTATGCAAACGAGTGGTTCCAAGAGGGAAAACCACGTTTGTTGAAGCACATTAAGAGAAGAAACAAGAAGAATTCATCTGAGAAGGAGAAATTggaaaatgaaataaaaaagcTTGAGAGTGAATCCAAAGAAGTTGATGATGAGTTACATGCGTTTAAAGCGTACGTAGATAACACTATATCTAGCCAGCAAAAAATCCTTCAAGCCATAGCAAATACTATGAAATCGATCTTTGATCACCATCGTTCTCATAAGGAGGTTGTAAGCAGTGATAATGACGCAAATGGTTTGGCTTTGGTTGGGCAACAAAATCACGAAACAAGCGAGCTAGGTGAATCAAGCTTTACTCCAAGTTGTGAGATTCTGACCGAAGAGGTGAACACAAATTTGCAATGA